The Altererythrobacter sp. ZODW24 genome window below encodes:
- a CDS encoding murein transglycosylase A has protein sequence MALTLRGLGLTAAIALLGGCSSIIPESNVPTVPAAPAPAPVGATAFLAGVSAGPSIAALSLSIDDGRTALASFIESCPRVLSRNDQSGLTRNEDWQAACAAAPGWPVTGAPKFFDRYFESVQVGEGTAFATGYFEPEISGVRNKRAGFDVPVYRVPDDLVRDWPADTPESERTGRAPLGRYDASGKFVPYYDRTEIEEGALSGRGLEIGWAADPVEMFFLQIQGSGRLRAPDGSVVRIGYAGQNGRGYTGIGGVMRERGLLGDGPGQYPGSMQGIVQYIRENPEDGKELMRLNQSWIFFTELTGDGPLGALSVPVRRESSVAADPKYVPLGAPVWLQLDRNEANGLWIAQDTGGAIKGANRFDTFWGAGDDAREIAGGMSGRGKALLLLPKPSVKRLLTR, from the coding sequence ATGGCGCTGACGCTGCGTGGGCTTGGGCTAACCGCAGCGATCGCGCTGCTGGGTGGCTGTTCTAGCATCATTCCCGAAAGCAATGTGCCGACGGTTCCTGCGGCGCCAGCTCCGGCTCCAGTAGGTGCGACTGCATTCCTGGCCGGCGTTAGCGCGGGGCCGAGCATAGCAGCACTCAGCCTGAGCATTGACGACGGCCGCACGGCACTTGCTTCCTTTATCGAAAGCTGTCCGCGTGTCTTGTCGCGCAACGACCAGAGTGGGCTGACCCGCAATGAAGACTGGCAGGCCGCTTGTGCCGCTGCGCCAGGCTGGCCTGTTACGGGGGCTCCCAAGTTCTTCGATCGTTATTTCGAGAGCGTTCAAGTTGGCGAGGGCACGGCCTTTGCAACCGGTTACTTCGAGCCCGAGATTTCCGGTGTCCGTAACAAACGAGCGGGCTTCGACGTGCCCGTTTATAGAGTGCCGGACGATCTCGTTCGCGATTGGCCTGCTGACACTCCAGAAAGTGAACGCACGGGCCGCGCGCCGCTGGGCCGCTATGACGCGAGTGGCAAGTTCGTTCCTTATTATGACCGCACCGAAATAGAAGAAGGCGCGCTTTCCGGGCGGGGCCTAGAAATCGGCTGGGCGGCTGATCCGGTCGAAATGTTTTTCCTCCAGATACAAGGCTCCGGCCGTCTCCGCGCACCTGATGGCAGCGTGGTGCGGATCGGATATGCTGGCCAAAACGGCCGCGGCTACACCGGTATTGGCGGCGTCATGCGTGAGCGGGGACTGCTCGGCGATGGGCCGGGACAATATCCCGGGTCGATGCAGGGCATTGTCCAATATATTCGCGAAAACCCCGAAGACGGCAAAGAACTGATGCGGCTCAACCAGAGCTGGATTTTCTTCACGGAACTAACGGGTGACGGCCCATTGGGTGCCCTCAGTGTGCCAGTGCGGCGCGAATCGTCTGTCGCGGCAGACCCCAAATATGTTCCTTTGGGTGCCCCTGTGTGGCTTCAACTTGATCGCAATGAGGCGAATGGATTGTGGATCGCTCAAGATACCGGCGGGGCTATCAAGGGCGCAAACCGCTTCGACACATTCTGGGGTGCAGGCGACGATGCGCGCGAGATAGCGGGCGGGATGAGCGGGCGCGGCAAGGCGCTGCTGTTGCTGCCCAAGCCAAGCGTAAAGCGCCTTCTAACACGTTGA
- a CDS encoding nuclear transport factor 2 family protein, translating to MRAFAILMASLALSACSVQKLDSADEAKAAFESYISALNNGDTEAAAAVYDSGPGFHWIERGGVQYASGAAAANSLRELAKSSGESTMTIEDVQVASMSADSALVSAHFEYVMEGAAGEQGFSFDGWMTVGMVKREDGWKIAGGQTGPGKSSVTPQP from the coding sequence ATGAGAGCATTTGCGATATTGATGGCCTCATTGGCATTATCGGCATGTTCGGTCCAAAAACTGGATTCGGCTGATGAGGCCAAAGCGGCATTTGAGAGCTATATTAGCGCGTTGAATAACGGCGATACTGAGGCTGCTGCAGCGGTCTATGACAGCGGGCCTGGATTCCACTGGATTGAGCGAGGCGGCGTCCAATATGCCAGCGGTGCAGCTGCCGCGAACTCATTGCGTGAGCTGGCAAAATCCTCCGGTGAGTCGACTATGACTATTGAGGATGTGCAGGTCGCGAGCATGAGCGCAGATAGCGCGCTCGTGTCTGCCCATTTCGAATATGTGATGGAGGGCGCGGCTGGAGAGCAGGGGTTTTCATTCGATGGCTGGATGACTGTCGGGATGGTCAAACGTGAAGATGGTTGGAAGATTGCTGGCGGCCAAACAGGGCCGGGCAAGTCGTCCGTCACTCCGCAGCCCTGA
- a CDS encoding Smr/MutS family protein, with protein MKPPRGLSADEAALWEKVASTVEPLQRRPMAPSAQKRAVAIPQATPMTMPVPKSQRGRIPPPAPPKPVPAPVPRNDRTGLDSSWERKLSKASIDPDYTLDLHGHTLDQAYVRLNRGIAQARAMNARLILVITGKSRPVDAADRGSSRGAIRAKILDWLAAGSHGSAIAAIRKAHRRHGGEGALYIVLKRER; from the coding sequence ATGAAGCCGCCACGAGGCCTCTCAGCCGACGAAGCCGCGCTTTGGGAGAAGGTCGCGTCGACTGTTGAACCTTTGCAACGCCGGCCGATGGCTCCAAGCGCGCAGAAACGCGCCGTGGCAATACCTCAAGCTACTCCGATGACGATGCCGGTTCCGAAGTCTCAGCGTGGCCGTATTCCACCCCCCGCGCCGCCGAAACCTGTGCCTGCTCCCGTGCCAAGAAACGATCGTACTGGCCTAGATTCCTCGTGGGAGCGCAAGCTCTCTAAGGCTTCCATTGATCCCGATTACACGCTCGATCTGCACGGTCATACACTTGATCAGGCCTATGTCCGTCTTAACCGGGGAATTGCGCAGGCACGGGCGATGAATGCCCGACTGATTTTGGTGATTACCGGCAAATCGCGGCCCGTCGATGCCGCTGACCGAGGTTCGAGCCGCGGAGCTATTCGGGCGAAGATACTCGACTGGCTCGCTGCCGGATCGCACGGCTCTGCCATCGCAGCCATACGAAAGGCGCACCGCCGCCACGGGGGCGAGGGTGCGCTTTATATCGTGCTGAAAAGAGAGCGTTAA
- the ahpF gene encoding alkyl hydroperoxide reductase subunit F, with translation MLDANMQEQLKTYLANLREPIELVATLGDDANSAKTRELLEEIAALDDKVTAAFDGTASRAPSFLIRRASDHDASVTFAGLPMGHEFTSLVLALLWAGGHPPKVEDDVLEQIRAFDGDFDFEMYFSLSCHNCPDVVQALTLMSINNPRIHATLIEGGAYKDEVESREVMAVPATYLNGEVLANGKMSVEEILAKLDTGADAKAAEKLDAKKPYEVLVIGSGPAGTSAAIYTARKGFRTGIAAERFGGQVADTMGIENFPSVPYTEGPKMVAHLEQHVGDYDIDVMNLQRAEALIPAAQKGGMHEVRLANGASLKARSLILTTGARWRQLGVPGEDTYKNKGVAYCPHCDGPLFKGKHVAVIGGGNSGVEAAIDLANIVGHVTLVEFDTALRADEVLQAKLRSMSNVTIITNAQTTEVTGDGSKVDGLVYQDRTSGEEKSVELQGVFIQIGLVPNTEWLKNSGVELSKHGEIVIDQRGGTNLPGVFAAGDATTVPYKQIVVAMGEGSKAALSAFDYIIRNAPADEVAQAEMADA, from the coding sequence ATGCTCGACGCCAATATGCAGGAACAGCTCAAAACCTATCTCGCCAATTTGCGCGAGCCAATCGAGCTCGTCGCAACACTCGGTGATGATGCAAATTCAGCGAAGACGCGTGAGCTGTTGGAAGAGATCGCAGCGCTGGACGACAAGGTAACTGCCGCGTTTGACGGCACGGCCAGTCGCGCACCCAGCTTCCTGATCCGCCGCGCATCGGACCATGATGCATCGGTGACGTTCGCAGGTCTGCCGATGGGGCACGAGTTCACCTCGCTGGTGCTTGCCCTGTTGTGGGCAGGCGGTCATCCGCCAAAGGTGGAAGATGACGTGCTGGAGCAAATCCGCGCATTTGACGGCGATTTCGACTTCGAAATGTACTTCTCGCTGAGCTGTCACAACTGCCCCGACGTGGTGCAGGCGCTGACGCTAATGTCGATCAACAATCCGCGCATTCACGCGACCCTGATTGAGGGCGGCGCCTATAAGGACGAGGTCGAAAGCCGTGAGGTGATGGCGGTACCCGCGACCTATCTGAACGGTGAAGTGCTCGCCAATGGTAAGATGTCGGTTGAAGAAATCCTCGCCAAGCTGGATACGGGCGCGGATGCCAAGGCAGCTGAGAAGCTGGACGCCAAAAAACCTTACGAAGTGCTGGTTATCGGCAGCGGCCCTGCTGGCACATCAGCGGCAATCTATACTGCGCGCAAGGGCTTCCGCACCGGCATCGCGGCAGAACGGTTTGGCGGACAGGTTGCCGATACGATGGGGATCGAGAACTTCCCCTCCGTGCCCTATACCGAAGGCCCCAAGATGGTCGCGCATCTGGAACAGCATGTCGGCGATTATGACATCGACGTGATGAACCTGCAGCGCGCCGAGGCGCTCATACCGGCTGCGCAGAAAGGCGGGATGCATGAAGTGCGCCTCGCCAATGGTGCATCGCTGAAAGCCCGCAGTCTGATCCTGACCACCGGCGCACGCTGGCGGCAATTGGGCGTGCCGGGCGAAGACACCTACAAGAACAAGGGCGTGGCCTATTGCCCGCATTGCGACGGTCCCTTGTTCAAGGGCAAGCACGTGGCGGTGATCGGCGGAGGCAATTCCGGCGTCGAGGCGGCCATCGATCTGGCGAATATCGTCGGTCACGTTACTCTCGTGGAGTTCGACACGGCCTTGCGCGCTGACGAAGTGCTGCAGGCTAAACTCCGCTCGATGTCCAACGTCACGATCATCACCAATGCGCAAACCACCGAAGTGACCGGCGACGGCAGCAAGGTGGATGGCCTTGTCTATCAGGACCGGACAAGCGGTGAGGAAAAGTCCGTCGAGCTGCAAGGCGTCTTTATCCAAATCGGTCTGGTGCCGAACACCGAATGGCTGAAGAATTCCGGCGTTGAGCTCAGCAAGCACGGCGAGATCGTGATCGACCAGCGCGGCGGGACCAATCTGCCGGGTGTCTTTGCTGCGGGCGATGCGACCACCGTCCCTTATAAGCAGATCGTGGTGGCTATGGGCGAAGGGTCGAAAGCGGCACTGTCTGCCTTCGATTATATCATTCGTAACGCACCGGCTGACGAAGTCGCCCAAGCCGAAATGGCTGACGCTTAA
- the ahpC gene encoding alkyl hydroperoxide reductase subunit C yields the protein MTTMIGKELKPFVATAFKPTGAGKGEFAEITDGDVRGNWAVFFFYPADFTFVCPTELEDLAEQYDALKAMGTEVYSVSTDTHFSHKAWHETSDKISKIRFPMLGDQNHTISNNFEVLRDGQGLADRATFVVDPDGIIQVMEITSEGVGRNASELVRKIKAAQYVRANPSQVCPAKWEEGEETLAPSLDLVGKL from the coding sequence ATGACCACGATGATCGGTAAAGAACTCAAGCCTTTCGTAGCAACCGCCTTTAAGCCAACCGGCGCAGGCAAAGGCGAATTCGCCGAAATCACTGATGGCGATGTGCGCGGCAACTGGGCTGTATTCTTCTTCTACCCAGCCGACTTCACCTTCGTCTGCCCGACAGAACTAGAAGACCTCGCCGAGCAGTATGACGCGCTGAAGGCTATGGGCACTGAAGTATATTCGGTCAGCACCGACACGCATTTCAGCCACAAGGCATGGCACGAAACTTCCGACAAGATTTCGAAGATCCGTTTCCCTATGCTGGGCGACCAGAACCACACGATTTCGAACAACTTCGAAGTTCTGCGCGACGGTCAAGGCCTCGCCGACCGTGCGACTTTCGTCGTTGATCCGGACGGTATCATCCAGGTCATGGAAATCACTAGCGAAGGCGTAGGCCGTAATGCCAGCGAACTGGTCCGCAAGATCAAGGCTGCGCAATATGTTCGCGCCAACCCCAGTCAGGTTTGCCCTGCCAAGTGGGAAGAAGGCGAAGAGACGCTGGCCCCATCGCTGGACCTCGTCGGCAAGCTCTAA
- the aroC gene encoding chorismate synthase, producing MSVNTFGRTFRFSTWGESHGPAIGAMVDGCPPGLALSEADLQPFLDARKPGTSKYTTQRKEPDQVKILSGVFEGKTTGTSIGLMIENVDQRSKDYSEVAKSYRPGHADYAYDAKYGFRDYRGGGRSSARETAMRVAAAGVARLVIPEVKITAYVSELGGDEIDRETMNFDEISKNPFFCPDAWAAKRWEKLVDDARKAGSSLGAVVECVAEGVPAGWGAPVYAKLDADLAAGMMGINAVKAFEIGDGFGAARLSGEQNADAMRPGEDGPEFKANHAGGIAGGISTGQPVVCRVAFKPTSSILTPVETIDSDGNATEIRTKGRHDPCVGIRGTPVVEAMMALVLADHKLLHRAQCG from the coding sequence ATGAGCGTCAACACATTCGGCAGAACCTTCCGTTTTTCCACCTGGGGCGAGAGCCACGGGCCGGCCATTGGTGCCATGGTCGACGGGTGCCCCCCGGGGCTGGCACTCAGCGAAGCGGATCTCCAGCCATTCCTCGACGCGCGCAAGCCCGGCACGTCAAAATATACGACGCAACGCAAAGAACCCGATCAGGTCAAAATCCTGTCCGGCGTGTTCGAGGGCAAGACCACCGGCACATCCATCGGCCTGATGATCGAGAATGTGGACCAGCGCTCCAAGGATTATTCAGAAGTCGCCAAATCATACCGCCCCGGCCATGCCGACTACGCCTATGACGCGAAATACGGTTTTCGCGACTATCGCGGCGGCGGGCGCAGCTCCGCACGCGAAACGGCGATGCGGGTTGCAGCCGCTGGCGTGGCACGGCTGGTCATCCCAGAAGTCAAAATCACGGCCTATGTCAGCGAACTCGGCGGCGACGAGATCGACCGCGAGACCATGAACTTCGACGAGATCAGCAAGAACCCGTTCTTCTGCCCCGACGCATGGGCGGCAAAGCGCTGGGAGAAGCTGGTCGATGATGCCCGCAAGGCAGGCTCCTCACTCGGCGCCGTCGTGGAATGTGTGGCCGAGGGTGTACCCGCCGGATGGGGCGCGCCCGTTTACGCCAAGCTCGACGCGGACCTTGCCGCCGGAATGATGGGCATTAACGCCGTCAAAGCCTTCGAAATCGGCGACGGTTTCGGCGCAGCGCGCCTTTCTGGCGAACAAAATGCCGACGCGATGCGGCCGGGCGAAGATGGTCCCGAGTTCAAGGCAAACCACGCAGGCGGAATTGCGGGCGGTATCTCCACCGGGCAACCGGTCGTGTGCCGCGTGGCCTTCAAGCCAACCAGCTCGATCCTGACGCCGGTCGAGACAATCGATAGCGATGGAAACGCCACGGAAATCCGCACAAAGGGCCGCCATGATCCTTGCGTCGGAATTCGCGGAACGCCTGTTGTCGAGGCGATGATGGCGTTGGTTTTAGCCGATCACAAATTGCTCCACCGCGCGCAATGCGGTTGA
- the ruvA gene encoding Holliday junction branch migration protein RuvA, translated as MIAKLKGLLDETGTDWAVIDVQGVGYLVHCSARTLAALGEQGEGVTVFTDLQVSENDMRLLGFAEAGERDWFRLLTSVQGVGSKVGLAILSALSPGEIRDACANGDAAMVARANGVGPKLAGRIVNELKDKAGALPGGGAAAGGVALPKGGASADAVSALQNLGFKPAIAAQAVAEAQGELGDGADLNALVRAALKRASK; from the coding sequence ATGATCGCGAAATTAAAAGGCCTGCTGGACGAGACCGGAACCGACTGGGCGGTGATCGACGTGCAGGGCGTGGGCTATCTGGTCCATTGCAGCGCGCGGACACTGGCAGCACTCGGTGAACAGGGTGAGGGTGTGACAGTATTCACCGATTTGCAGGTCAGTGAAAACGATATGCGCCTGCTGGGCTTTGCCGAGGCGGGCGAGCGCGATTGGTTCCGTTTGTTGACCAGCGTGCAGGGCGTAGGCTCGAAAGTCGGACTGGCGATTCTGTCTGCGCTATCCCCCGGAGAAATCCGCGATGCCTGCGCGAATGGCGATGCCGCGATGGTGGCGCGCGCCAATGGGGTCGGGCCGAAACTTGCTGGCCGGATCGTGAATGAGTTGAAGGACAAGGCAGGCGCATTGCCGGGCGGCGGCGCGGCGGCAGGCGGCGTAGCGTTGCCCAAGGGCGGGGCGAGCGCGGATGCGGTTTCGGCGTTGCAGAACTTGGGCTTCAAGCCAGCGATTGCTGCACAGGCCGTGGCTGAGGCACAAGGTGAGCTTGGCGATGGGGCGGACTTGAACGCGCTTGTGCGGGCGGCTTTGAAGAGGGCGTCGAAGTAA
- the ruvB gene encoding Holliday junction branch migration DNA helicase RuvB: protein MSDNPILTSERAPEDSDAALRPKTLAEFIGQEAARDNLRVFIEAAKSRSEAMDHVLFFGPPGLGKTTLAQIVAKELGVGFRATSGPVIGKAGDLAALLTNLEEGDVLFIDEIHRLNPVVEEVLYPAMEDRALDLIIGEGPSARSVRIDLPPFTLVGATTRQGLLTTPLRDRFGIPVRLNFYTEEELTRVVTRAAGKLDVVIEPAGALEIARRARGTPRVAGRLMRRVRDFAHVAGDGVVNKKVADEALTRLEVDRLGLDAMDRRYLTMIADIYKGGPVGVETLAAGLSEPRDTVEEVIEPFLIQLGLVARTARGRCLNESAWIHLEMTPPKQPELPPQTGLFDGKS, encoded by the coding sequence ATGAGCGATAACCCCATCCTGACCTCAGAACGGGCACCCGAAGACTCCGACGCTGCGCTGCGCCCTAAGACGCTGGCTGAGTTCATCGGGCAAGAGGCGGCGCGCGATAATTTGCGCGTGTTTATCGAGGCGGCCAAGTCCCGCTCCGAAGCGATGGACCATGTCCTGTTCTTTGGTCCGCCGGGGCTGGGTAAAACCACACTGGCTCAGATCGTGGCGAAGGAATTGGGTGTCGGTTTCCGCGCCACTTCCGGCCCCGTTATCGGCAAGGCTGGCGACCTTGCGGCGCTGCTGACGAACCTTGAGGAGGGCGACGTCCTCTTCATCGACGAAATTCACCGGCTCAATCCAGTAGTCGAGGAAGTGCTCTATCCCGCGATGGAAGACCGCGCGCTTGATCTGATTATCGGGGAGGGGCCATCCGCCCGCTCAGTGCGGATTGATCTGCCGCCTTTCACACTGGTTGGCGCCACTACGCGGCAGGGACTGTTGACCACGCCGCTGCGCGACCGTTTTGGTATTCCGGTACGGCTGAATTTCTACACCGAGGAAGAGCTAACCCGCGTCGTCACCCGCGCCGCTGGTAAGCTGGACGTAGTGATCGAACCTGCTGGCGCTCTTGAAATCGCGCGCCGCGCACGAGGCACTCCGCGCGTTGCAGGCCGCCTAATGCGCCGCGTTCGCGACTTCGCTCATGTCGCGGGCGACGGTGTTGTGAACAAGAAGGTGGCTGACGAGGCGCTGACCCGGCTTGAGGTTGATCGCCTTGGTCTCGACGCCATGGACCGGCGCTATCTCACTATGATCGCGGATATATATAAGGGCGGGCCTGTCGGCGTGGAAACGCTGGCCGCTGGCCTGTCAGAACCGCGCGACACGGTTGAGGAAGTGATCGAACCGTTCCTGATCCAGCTGGGACTGGTGGCCCGCACGGCGCGCGGGCGCTGCCTAAACGAATCGGCTTGGATTCACCTAGAAATGACCCCGCCGAAGCAGCCTGAACTCCCGCCGCAGACCGGTTTGTTTGACGGCAAAAGTTAA
- a CDS encoding rhodanese-like domain-containing protein has product MRVVSLALAAALSLSAPAFAEEQNPQIDYDGFVELTMQLAETRQQHLLSFQDFTAMQQSEGAILLDTRSAKAFEEGHLAGAINLPFSDFTEGKLAKVLGDNMDRPILIYCNNNFRDNIRPVMTKKATLALNIPTFINLHGYGYTNVWELSEIVMMDDVDWVRPEATG; this is encoded by the coding sequence ATGCGTGTAGTTTCATTGGCTTTGGCAGCCGCGCTTAGCCTTTCGGCTCCGGCTTTTGCCGAAGAGCAGAACCCGCAGATCGACTATGACGGTTTTGTAGAGCTGACCATGCAGCTGGCGGAGACACGGCAGCAGCACTTGCTGTCGTTCCAAGACTTCACCGCCATGCAGCAATCCGAAGGCGCAATCTTGCTGGACACTCGATCAGCCAAGGCGTTTGAGGAAGGCCACTTGGCAGGCGCAATCAACCTGCCTTTCTCCGACTTCACCGAAGGTAAACTCGCAAAGGTCCTTGGCGACAACATGGATCGCCCCATCCTGATCTATTGCAACAACAACTTCCGCGACAATATCCGGCCTGTCATGACGAAAAAGGCGACGCTGGCACTCAATATCCCGACCTTCATCAACCTACATGGCTATGGCTACACCAATGTCTGGGAACTTAGCGAAATTGTGATGATGGACGACGTGGATTGGGTGCGGCCCGAAGCCACTGGCTAG